The following proteins come from a genomic window of bacterium:
- a CDS encoding amidohydrolase family protein: protein MVTIDCHLHVTEVPEHAPEWWVREMYAPWGWDVGSVDGSDIVEHLDATGFDIGMIQGGDIRRTTYHPDHPADHRVFVPNDYVAHQVARSGGRLYGVAAMDPLRDIPAAVLELERCVKELDFRLLKLVPTYHHYAPNDRRLDPLYEKCLELDIPVMIHTGWTATINSAMEFQDPIQLDDVGRRYRDLKVIVAHLGYPWVDEGVAVVAKHPNFYAEMAGWTAWGPEVLAGALVKLKELGAIDRVVFGSDNTDARDLYRDARRIAREQGTEITDEEMAGIMGGTAAELFRITA from the coding sequence ATGGTAACGATCGATTGTCACCTGCATGTGACCGAGGTGCCCGAGCATGCTCCCGAGTGGTGGGTACGGGAGATGTACGCGCCATGGGGATGGGACGTCGGTTCCGTAGACGGTTCAGACATCGTCGAACACCTGGATGCCACCGGATTCGATATCGGCATGATCCAGGGTGGAGATATCCGCCGCACGACCTACCACCCCGATCATCCTGCCGACCACCGCGTCTTCGTTCCCAACGACTACGTCGCTCACCAGGTCGCCCGGTCCGGGGGCCGACTCTATGGCGTCGCGGCGATGGATCCGCTCCGGGACATCCCGGCGGCGGTGCTCGAGCTGGAGAGATGCGTCAAGGAACTGGATTTCCGGCTGCTCAAGCTCGTCCCGACCTATCACCACTACGCCCCGAATGACCGGCGGCTGGACCCGCTCTACGAGAAGTGTCTCGAGTTGGACATACCGGTGATGATCCACACCGGATGGACGGCCACCATCAACTCGGCGATGGAGTTCCAGGACCCGATCCAGTTGGACGACGTCGGGCGTCGCTACCGGGATCTGAAGGTCATCGTGGCGCATCTCGGTTACCCGTGGGTGGACGAAGGGGTGGCGGTGGTCGCCAAACACCCCAACTTCTACGCCGAGATGGCGGGATGGACCGCCTGGGGACCCGAGGTCCTGGCCGGCGCGCTTGTGAAGCTCAAGGAACTCGGCGCTATCGACCGGGTCGTCTTCGGATCCGACAACACCGACGCCAGGGATCTCTACCGCGACGCTCGCCGGATCGCACGCGAACAGGGCACCGAGATCACCGATGAGGAGATGGCCGGGATCATGGGCGGTACGGCGGCGGAACTGTTCCGGATCACCGCGTAG
- a CDS encoding amidohydrolase family protein has product MVSVDCHLHLGVVPDHIPEWWLTEMYRPYGGGALANYDGQWIVDLLDRSGVDVGLVQGGDMRRTTYHPEHPTEHEVFVPNDYTAEQVALFPDRLKGVAVIDPIRDMGAALEELDRCVNELDFRALKLLGSYLHFSPNDPSLDPIYEKCIELGIPAHFFTGWTPIIMARLENADPVQLDEVGRRFRDLKVIISMADPWIDQCILLVAKHPNFHGDMYHYAELGPEPLFETLDRFRSLSALDRVLYGSNNSDKVRVGREEATVPDVYRSVNRVARERGAEPFTDEEMAAILGGNAARLYGLGD; this is encoded by the coding sequence TTGGTCAGCGTCGACTGTCATCTGCACCTCGGCGTGGTCCCGGACCACATACCCGAGTGGTGGTTGACCGAGATGTACCGACCGTACGGGGGTGGAGCTCTCGCCAACTATGACGGGCAGTGGATCGTCGACCTCCTGGATCGTTCCGGAGTCGATGTCGGTCTGGTCCAGGGTGGAGACATGCGGCGCACGACCTACCATCCGGAACATCCCACCGAACACGAAGTCTTCGTTCCCAACGACTACACGGCGGAGCAGGTTGCCCTCTTCCCGGACCGGTTGAAGGGAGTGGCCGTCATCGACCCGATCCGGGACATGGGCGCAGCCCTGGAGGAACTGGACCGGTGCGTCAACGAGTTGGACTTCCGCGCCCTCAAGCTGCTCGGTTCCTACCTTCACTTCTCGCCCAACGACCCGAGCCTGGATCCGATCTACGAGAAGTGCATCGAGTTGGGTATACCCGCCCACTTCTTCACCGGATGGACGCCGATCATCATGGCCAGGCTCGAAAACGCCGATCCGGTGCAACTCGACGAGGTCGGTCGTCGCTTCCGCGACCTCAAAGTGATCATCTCGATGGCCGATCCCTGGATCGACCAGTGCATCCTGCTGGTGGCGAAACACCCCAACTTCCACGGCGACATGTATCACTACGCCGAACTCGGGCCCGAGCCTCTGTTCGAGACCCTGGACCGGTTCCGGTCGCTGTCGGCGCTCGACCGGGTGCTGTACGGATCCAATAACAGCGACAAGGTGCGGGTCGGCCGGGAGGAAGCCACGGTGCCTGACGTGTATCGCAGCGTGAACCGGGTTGCCCGGGAGAGGGGGGCCGAGCCGTTCACGGACGAGGAGATGGCGGCGATTCTCGGCGGTAACGCAGCGCGCCTGTACGGATTGGGGGACTGA
- a CDS encoding SDR family oxidoreductase: MMGLSGSRVVITGAATGIGRTVAERFVEAGAGVHICDIDAGGLAAAREEVPGISATLADVGSERDIERLFDDAVGRLGGLDVLVNNAGPSGPTVPVDELTYQDWRACISGNLDGAFLSTRAAAPHLKEAGTGAIVNMSSVSGLFGSPLRSPYAAAKWALLGLTKTWAAELGPYGIRVNAVCPGGVAGPRLDRVMQDLADERGVPFQEVSDEWKMQASLRTFIEPDEIANLVLYLCSPLSGGITGAVIPIDGHLETLVG, from the coding sequence ATGATGGGGTTGTCGGGCTCGAGGGTTGTCATTACCGGCGCGGCTACCGGGATCGGTCGCACCGTGGCCGAGAGGTTCGTCGAGGCCGGCGCCGGAGTGCACATCTGCGACATCGATGCCGGCGGGTTGGCGGCAGCCCGGGAGGAAGTGCCCGGCATCTCGGCCACCTTGGCCGATGTCGGATCGGAACGAGACATCGAAAGGCTGTTCGACGACGCGGTCGGGCGACTCGGAGGCCTTGACGTTTTGGTGAACAACGCCGGACCGAGCGGCCCTACGGTCCCGGTCGACGAACTCACCTACCAGGACTGGCGCGCCTGCATCAGCGGAAACCTCGATGGTGCCTTCCTCAGCACGCGGGCCGCGGCGCCCCACCTCAAGGAGGCCGGGACCGGGGCCATCGTCAACATGTCGTCGGTCTCGGGACTCTTCGGCTCCCCGTTGCGAAGCCCGTACGCGGCGGCCAAGTGGGCATTGCTCGGCCTGACGAAGACCTGGGCCGCCGAACTCGGCCCGTACGGCATCCGGGTGAACGCGGTCTGTCCGGGAGGCGTGGCCGGTCCCCGGCTCGACCGGGTCATGCAGGATCTGGCCGACGAGCGGGGCGTTCCATTCCAGGAGGTGTCCGACGAGTGGAAGATGCAAGCCTCCCTGCGGACCTTCATCGAGCCTGACGAGATCGCGAATCTGGTCCTGTACCTGTGCTCCCCTCTGAGCGGCGGTATCACGGGAGCGGTCATCCCCATCGACGGCCACCTCGAGACCCTGGTCGGCTAA
- a CDS encoding SDR family NAD(P)-dependent oxidoreductase — protein sequence MAIADMSDRTIGDLVSLRGRTAVVTGAGRGIGYAIARRFVEAGARVIVADIDRERASEAVKSLDTDSAVAAGVDVTDRRSIAALADLAVARTGGIDVWVNNAGIYPDDALFDIDDDQWDRVLDVNLPGTYLGAREAATRMIARRMGGVIINISTAPAYVREGAPHYVASKLGVVALTRRMAAGLGAHGIRVLALAPTVILTPGMEESAEQGGWELGDLAEQMSLELPLGRAGVPDDVARVALFCASDLAAFMTGCEVRVDGGDKYGGQT from the coding sequence GTGGCCATCGCGGACATGAGCGACCGGACGATCGGAGATCTCGTCTCTCTCCGTGGGCGCACCGCGGTGGTCACGGGAGCAGGTCGGGGCATCGGTTACGCGATCGCTCGGCGGTTCGTCGAGGCCGGAGCCCGGGTGATCGTCGCCGACATCGACCGGGAACGCGCCTCGGAGGCGGTCAAGAGCCTCGATACCGATAGTGCCGTCGCAGCCGGCGTTGACGTCACCGACCGGCGGTCGATCGCCGCCCTGGCTGATCTCGCCGTCGCCCGGACGGGCGGGATCGACGTGTGGGTCAACAACGCGGGCATCTACCCGGATGATGCCCTGTTCGACATCGATGATGACCAGTGGGATCGCGTCCTCGACGTCAACCTGCCGGGTACCTACCTGGGCGCCCGGGAGGCGGCCACCCGGATGATCGCCCGGCGGATGGGCGGCGTCATCATCAACATCTCGACGGCGCCCGCGTACGTCAGGGAAGGCGCTCCGCACTATGTCGCCTCCAAACTGGGTGTGGTGGCCCTCACTAGGAGGATGGCGGCGGGACTGGGTGCGCACGGGATCCGGGTGCTGGCGCTGGCCCCCACCGTGATCCTCACCCCGGGCATGGAGGAGTCAGCGGAGCAGGGGGGCTGGGAACTCGGGGACCTGGCCGAGCAGATGAGTCTGGAGTTGCCGCTCGGCCGCGCCGGCGTTCCCGACGATGTTGCCCGGGTTGCGTTGTTCTGCGCTTCCGACTTGGCGGCGTTCATGACCGGCTGCGAGGTCCGTGTCGACGGTGGCGACAAGTACGGCGGGCAGACCTAG
- a CDS encoding amidohydrolase family protein — protein sequence MVTVDCHHYIGLTPSQVPKWWMEEMYLPYGGTGVSRYGQDIVDMIDDAGIDIAIVQGGDIRRTTSHPDHPGDHGVYIPNEWIAEEVAKHPGRLLGQVAVDPLRDPQDALAETEYFIKEHGFVALALKTAYHDHAINDRRVYPFYEKCIELDVPVDLFTGWTPIINAPMKYSNPILLDDVGRELRDLKVVFYLAFPWIDEGIAVAARHPNFYMDLAWFGGGSAEQLYDALLKIKDFGCIDRALYGSDGNDKIRIGKNVATVPELFYAVNEVAARRGTAEISDDEMEAIMGGTANRLYKLGL from the coding sequence ATGGTTACCGTCGACTGCCATCACTACATCGGATTGACGCCGAGCCAGGTTCCGAAGTGGTGGATGGAGGAGATGTACCTGCCATACGGAGGCACGGGCGTCTCCCGGTATGGTCAGGACATCGTGGACATGATCGACGATGCCGGAATCGACATCGCGATCGTGCAGGGCGGCGATATCCGGCGTACCACCTCGCATCCGGATCATCCCGGCGACCACGGGGTGTACATCCCGAACGAGTGGATCGCCGAAGAGGTGGCGAAGCACCCGGGCCGGCTCCTCGGCCAAGTTGCGGTCGATCCGTTGCGCGATCCGCAGGACGCCTTGGCCGAAACCGAGTACTTCATCAAGGAGCACGGGTTCGTGGCCCTCGCGCTCAAGACCGCCTACCACGACCACGCCATCAACGACCGCCGGGTGTATCCCTTCTATGAGAAGTGCATAGAGCTCGACGTTCCCGTGGACCTTTTCACGGGGTGGACGCCGATCATCAACGCTCCGATGAAGTACTCGAATCCAATCCTCCTCGACGACGTGGGCAGGGAGCTCCGCGACCTGAAGGTCGTCTTCTACCTGGCCTTTCCATGGATCGATGAGGGAATCGCCGTTGCTGCCCGCCATCCGAACTTCTACATGGACCTAGCGTGGTTCGGAGGGGGGAGCGCCGAGCAACTCTACGACGCGCTGCTGAAGATCAAGGACTTCGGCTGCATCGACCGGGCCTTGTACGGATCGGACGGGAACGACAAGATCAGGATCGGTAAGAACGTGGCGACCGTTCCCGAGCTGTTCTACGCCGTGAACGAGGTCGCCGCGAGGCGGGGCACGGCCGAAATCTCAGACGACGAGATGGAAGCCATCATGGGGGGCACCGCCAACCGACTCTACAAGC
- a CDS encoding TIGR03618 family F420-dependent PPOX class oxidoreductase — protein sequence MRTGLAAEDLGDMLDRPLLATLATYRRDGLVLLSPVWFEWRHGGFNIAIGRNDVKARHLRRDPRASVVVAEAEPPMRGLEIRGSARLLHQSPEVDRRIVERYVAAAEVDDYLAGLPPGVLVRLEPGALRAWDFADEHH from the coding sequence ATGCGAACCGGTCTTGCCGCCGAGGACTTGGGTGACATGCTCGATCGCCCGCTCCTGGCGACGCTCGCGACCTACCGCCGGGACGGTCTGGTCCTGCTGTCGCCCGTGTGGTTCGAGTGGCGGCACGGCGGGTTCAACATCGCTATCGGCCGCAACGACGTGAAGGCGAGGCACCTGAGGCGTGACCCGCGGGCGTCGGTCGTGGTGGCGGAGGCCGAACCGCCCATGCGGGGCCTGGAGATACGCGGTTCCGCTCGGCTGTTGCACCAGAGTCCCGAAGTCGACCGCCGGATCGTCGAGCGCTACGTCGCCGCAGCGGAAGTAGACGACTACCTGGCCGGACTACCCCCGGGCGTTCTTGTCCGGCTCGAACCCGGCGCACTGCGCGCATGGGACTTCGCTGACGAGCATCACTGA